The DNA sequence gggccacctagggtatatcccatccgccaaatagtagctcatatcgtgttggttgtcgttggcgacgaaaccGATGGTCGGACAAACGCCCATGCACtcctcgttgaaaaggggcgacgactggatgacgttgatgtcattgtttggtccggctaccccaaaatacgcatgtcaaatccatagtcggtagtcagctacggcttcgaggatcatcgtgggattcttgcctttTAAGTCGGtcgtgtacatccctttccaggaggtggggcagttcttccattcccaatgcatacaatctatgctgcccaacattttGGTAAACCGTGCACATTCCCGTGCATCTGCATTAGATTCTGACAGTCTTTGGGGGTAGGCTTTCGAAGATACCTCTCCCCGACCCTGCAGAAATGCTCCAGAcactcgcgggcagtcgtctcgccgatgtgaaggtactcgtcgaacatgtcggtcgcgcctccgtaggccaactacctgattgcggcagtgcacttctgtatgggcgAGTGACCGGGTATGCCACTCGCATCCTCCCTGAATTGGAAATACTTGTACCGATGCTCTAAAGCATTCACGATACATATAAATAGATCCTggtgcatcctaaaacgccgttGGAAAAAGGTCACCCCAAACCGCGGCTGCTCAACGAAGTAGTCGTCAAACAACCGTTGGTGGGCACCAAcgtggtcccggggtactacATCTCGATGATGGATGgggcgaggtaccgccggctgctgctgctgccgccgctggcACAAGTGCTCTTGCACCATCCGATTTATCTCCGCGGACGTATAGGCCGGCAACTCTTCGTTAATTCGCCACGACTCGTCAACATCCCCACCACTAGCCATTTTTTGATCCACAAATCAAATGAGAAATgtagagagaaggaagagaaactcgttaatacaagtggtgcaaatgaaatgaagtgcaacggggcgtatatatagagttttgaaaaaaaattgaaaaatacggTTGCCCGTCCGCTTGTCCGTCACGTCAACACAATAACGCTAACCCACCACGGATGACCGCTCGTCCTACCCGTTGCCCGCTCGCCGACTACAATAGTGGACGAACGCGACGGACGAGCCGCTAGCCGGTTGCTCGTCCTAGCGGACTtccgctattgtggatgttCTAAGTTGGTGGacgaattttatttttgttatcaaATTGACTATTTTGCTGAATTACCACTTATTACTACTTTGATGACGTGATATGCAGAAGATCTTCTGGTTAAATATCCAGGACtgtatttttcaaaaaaaatttacttcctCTGTAGTAGGAGCGTTTATTTTttcacgggatttaagaaaaaattatgtcaagtgagttaaataaattaatgataaagtaggaaagataaaagatagaaaaatgaagaaataataaagcaaaagatagtaaaataagagagaataaatgtTGTTTttgccaaaaagaaaaatgatgtgACAATCAATTGTCACATTAGTGCTCGGAAATATGTGCTAGGTGAACAcccttttttttgtagtgacccaaaaatgaatacaactcagctacatagggacggaggaagtactacaTGGGACTCTAATTGgagtaaattaataaattaattcttttgctattaaaataatagaaaataattattatagcaagaaagatttaaaaaaactagTCACACTTACTATTTTATCTCAACAAAGCTCTtttgtattgtaaattgatCATTGTTTACAATTGATGAAATCAAAATGTTTCTTCAATAGCTTACTTTGCATACAATAGCTTAAGACCATCGGCAGTGGCGGACGTCACCGtggaattcccaccggcgtgtggaaattccgtggcggacgtccgccattgtgcgtggcatgcacggatacggaattccgtaGAGGAATTCGCAGTTCTGAGGAATtctgcggggaattccgtgcgaacgtccgccattgtgttgacttgtccgcgcggaattctcgtttattgaattaaatattttttaatttctataaatacatcccgttgaacttcatttcattcgcaccacttgtattaacaagtttctctttctctaaatttcttttatatatctgtAATGGCCGGTAGTGGTAGTGTTAGCGGTAgcggtagtggtagtggtagtggtagtggtggtgatgggcattatgaacacatgatgcgacCGATTcacgcacgtgtgcgggaggccgcGGAGAAGGAGGAAAAAGCAGCCTCGGCGCCGAcggtgcctcgacccatccatcgtcgcactATAGTACCTTGagaccacctcgctgcccaccATAGGTTGTAAGCGGATTACTTTGCaccggagccacggtttggggagaacctattccggtgacggtttaggatgcatcgtccgctctttctgcgtatcgtgggtgctttggagcgtcgatgcGGGTAattcagggtgcgggaggatgcggctggtaaacccggccacacgccgattcagaagtgtactgccgcaatcaggcagctggcatacggaggcgcgaccgatatgttcgacgagtacctccacatcggcgagatgACTGCCCGAgagtgcctgaagtatttttgtcagggcgttagggagatattcggggataggtatcttcggaagcctacccccgaagattgtcaggctttgctggatatgcacgggaatcaaCACGGTTTTtcggggatgttaggcagcatagattgtatgcactgagaatggaagaactgccccgctgcctggaaagggatgtacactactggtttcaaggccaagaatcccacgatgatccttgaggcggtagctgactaccggttgtggatttggcacgcctattttggagtagccgggttgaacaacgacatcaacgtcatccagtcgtcgccccttttcaacgaccagtgcatgggcgtcggtccggccatcaacttcatcgccaacggcaaccagcacaacatgggatattatttggcggatgagatataccctatgtcTTTGTGAATACGATCAGGTGCCCAGCAGATGAAAAGAAAATGTATTTTGCGGGTCGCCAGGAGGCATCGcagacatcatgtacgcatatattatcatgcacaacatgattgtcgaagatgaaggtccagcactaactgattgggccaatgatgatgttgatgctgcgggtccaagccacagcgtggccactagcaatgtacgcatggggataccccatgacgaagTCGATCGAGTCactgcatttgccgacatgcgccaaaaataaGCACATGTttgactccagaacgatattattgaagaagtatggcagcggaggggtcgtcgttgatgtagttttaaattatggaaatatatattttttaatttggtgaaatgttcttttctttttttaatggaatttttttccctatttgtgtcgaaattttaattccgttaattgtttaattccgaaaattgtttaatatgtgaatttgtgaattttttttattgtgggaagtccgtcgggaattctgcggggaattccgccactgtgcagtgggaagtccgtatgacatggcaggaggtgtttttgggaattccgccgggagcTCCGcaccactgctgatgctctaataatATCAAAATGTTTCTTCAATATCAGGTACAAAAGGCCATCAAATTTTGCTGGAACCAACACGACAACTTACATTCGAGACATACCAAAGATTATTCACCCCTACATATGTATATAGATCAAGTTTCCAGCAACCATGTTTAAATTCCAAGCTTATTAATAGAAAAAAGTAGCACCAGTTGTCATACTTTGTGTTGCACAGCTCCAAGCTCCTGATCCCCTCCATAAACAGAGTTGTGCACGGAGCGCTCGAACTTCTCGCCATCGCCCCAGAGCGCGTACGCCTCCTCCCCATGCACGGCCTCATCGCCCAAACGCAGCTGCTCGTCCGACATCCTGAGCGGGATGACGAGCTTGATGAGGTTGCATATGATGCTGGTGACAACGACGTTGAGGACGAGGATGTAGACGACTCCGAGGATCTGGATGCCCATTTGCTTGAAGCCGGCGCCAGCTCTTCCATTGTGGATGCCGTAGGCCAAGCCTATGTAGTGCTCGTAGTTGTCGACGAGGTAGAAGAGGTGGCAAAGCCTTGGGTTGGCGAAGAACCCGGTGAGGAGGCCGCCTAGGGTTCCGGCCACTGCGTGTGTGTGGAATACGGCCATTGTGTCGTCGACTTGGCGGAGAAGCCATACTTTCTTGTGGAGGACCATCATCGTGAACCACGGGATCGAGCCGGAGAGGATGCCCATTATGATGGCTGCCCATCCTTGCACAACCCCTGCCCATTATAAAGTTTGGTCAAGTTTTGATTCGCATCTTTTAAATCAATCAGAAAAATTATAAAGTTgaatatatatacaattatcccagtttaaatttttttaataaaattaagttATCTGATACGATGGTTGGAAATCATAGGTTGACGTATTTGTCGATGAGATTAGcgatgtaatttatttataaagaaaacGACATTGTtgattgaaaaaattgaaaaagattATTAGATTTTGTTGACGTGGATGAAATCCatatttcatgatttttaaagTAGTGAGACGAACAAGAAATTAAGTAAATTAAGTTTAATGATTTTTCTGGCAATTTATTCTAATTAGCATATGAAAAAATCACTTTGAAATTTTTCACTTATCATCAATTGGTTCatcaattggttttaaaatGGAACCTCGTGAATTTTTATCGATCGTGTACCTGCAGCAGGAGTGATGCAAACCAATCCGGTGATCATCCCTTGCGTGGCCCCGATGACGGATGGCTTCTCGAAGAATATGATATCCAAGAGCAACCAAGTGAGCAAGCTAGTGGCGGCGCAGACGTGGGTGTTGAGCACGGCAAGCGAGGCGTCTATACTGGCCATATAAGGATCACCACCGTTGAACCCGGTCCACCCCATCCACAGCAGCCCCGCCCCAGCCAACATCAGCAGGATGTTGTTCGGGGGGAACCTCTCCCTATCTTTAGTCTCCCTCGGCCCCACCTACAACCACACAATCAGAAgctaattcaaaaaaaaaacataatactaCTCCTCCCTACCCAGTAGGCGGCGGTGAAGCCGGCGACGCCAGAGGAGAGGTGGATGACGTAGCCGCCGGAGTAATCAATGAGGCCCTTCTTGGCTAGCCAGCCGTTGGGGCTCCAGATGCTGGCAGCGCCGATGGTGTAGGAGAAGGTGAGCCAGAGAGGGACGAAGGCCATCCAGGCGTAGAAGCTCATCCGCCCGAGGAGGGCGCCAGCGATGAGGATGAGGGTAATGGCGGCAAAGACGAACTGAAAGTAGAGCATGGTAGCGGTAGAGAACTTGTATCCACCAAACGACTGCTTGAGGAGCACGTGCTGGTCGAGCGCGTCGTCGATCTTGTTGAGGAACGGCGCGAACTTGTTCCCGAATGACATCTGGTAGCCCCAGCCCACCCAGCAGATCAGCACCGCCGCGAAGGCGTAAAGCGCCATGAAGGCCGAGTTCACCGCCCACTTCTTCTTCACGATGCTGCCGTACAGGATCACCAGCCCCGGAATGCTCTGCAGCCCCACCATCGTGGCCGCGGTCAGCTGCCATGCGTTGTCGCCTTTGTTCATCCATGCCGGGTTTGCGGCGTCCGGGATCAGGTTCGGCGGGAGGAACGAGTAGTCCGGGGTGCTCGTTGCCATATTTCTCTTTCTCTACTGATGTTGTGTACAATAATACTAGGCTAAGGTGCATTTATTTATATGTGTATGTTGGTTAGATTAATTATAACATTGGAAGCATTTTTTTGGATTCATTTGAATTAATGAGAGTTACGTGGGCGATGAATACGATTAATTGGTACAAATGAAATTCAAAATGTTACAGGTTGTATTCCTTCCTTGTGTGTGTAGATTGATTATTCCGATGATggatatttttcttctttttttgttgtCATGTTAATATTAGTACTAGTAAATCATGTTTGCTAGCTTGTTGTGATGGATTCTAATGCTGTTTGATTTGTCACATTGTTGTTCATCTAATCAAGTTTACCTGTATTAAAATTCTAGAATATTAGCTATAACAAATAAtgatatgcatgaaattggttACAAACTTAATTTACATGATGAATTAGCTTCCCACAATATTAGAAGTTCTATTGAGTCATTTTTTACACTTATTATTTCAAGGGAAtcttttttagtttagttttcaaTGGCTCATATAAGGTATGGATCGGAACAGGACCATTCACTAGTTAAACGAACCAGACTTGGATAGGCTTGAGGCCCAACCCCGGCTTAAGACCACCCCAGTCCAAGCCCAAATAAAAACAACAACTACAAATCATaagtaattataattaattctcCTCTAGTTTCCACTTAATTTTAACATATCTCAAATGcttattttagtttatattaTACTGTAAAATTTCTCTTTACCTGtttaaaaagaaattttaataagataaatttgaatgtacatatttatttaagtaaataataattaataatacaattttaaaatcatCCGAAAACAATATATACGaactataatttaaaatatgaaactTATTAACAGTTTAATATTCTAGTTATAACTATGTTTAATTTATACTatatccgtcccacaatagaaGTCACACTtcttttttaccataaatagtaaataaGTATCACATTCcgctaactcacttcactcacattttattataaaaccaatatagaAAAGTGggtcacatattccactaacttttctaactcactattctttatatttcttaaaacgtgtgcccacaataagagtgactcctattgtgggacggatgtagtaatattcaataaaattttaaatataattgaaaattaagaaaaaaaatcttcACAACCCAACTCAGTCCACAGTCCAGTCCAGTTACTAAGTGGGCTTTGGGCTAGGTCGAAATCATAAAAGGAAACTCagcccaacccaacccaacccaatcTAGCGCGGTTCAGGCCCATGAACAGCTAGCCCGGTCAAGGTCTGCATCAagtaacaaataaaataaatgtctCAAATTGATCATAAACATTTACTCATTTATTTTTGTTCCAAGTTTCTTGTTTGAGAAAACTTGTATCAATTGCATATCTGTTGATTGTTAGTATCATATTTTGATAATTTGCAATAAAAATGGGTCATTTTTTACACTATGGTGGTCGATTGGAATTTAGAAGAGATTATGCGCGTCGGCCATTTTTGGGGTTATGAATGATATTGatcattaaaatttgtataattTCAGAGCTACCACTCAACTTTAATTCGCTAGAATATAAAAATACACGAAACTTTATAATTCGCTATAATTTATGACTTCGATTTTTTACCGATTGGGGCTCAAATTAAAGCCCACATCGTGAACTACATGTCATTAATGCAATCATCTACCTTATCATTTCAATGTCACACAATCGTCCACATTCTTTAATTTAAGCCGAATTCTTAATTGGCACCGGATgcaagttcatgatattatataCCAACTTTTaagtttataaaataattaaatattttcataaagttGCTTAATATTAGACGCTAATAATCTTACTTATAATTATAAAGTCACCGCATTAaatgaatttataattttaacaCGATTTTAAATCCTCAAGATTACAACaatatctttatccaaatttctTTATGGTAAAACTATTGTTAGTTCAGTAGAACAAAATCATTTATAGATGTATGGCAAACAAAATTTACCAAAAAAGTGAAAACTCATAACTTATTATAAATCTTATAAACATTacaaattgaaataaattaagATTGTGTTATTCACGTTAGCTAACTTGACCATTAGTCTTATGTAATTCGTGCAAAATagggattaaataattattaacttGTCCAACTTGCCAAAAAAAATGAGGGAGTATGTTTACGCCTAAAAATAAGGTACTATGATTAAGAGTAACATTATTATTTGTTGCCATGATATATTTGAATCATATACCTAGCTACCTACACAATcattatattagtattatattgGTAGGTTGTACAATAAAGTTCTTTGaaattaagtactccctccgtcccgggctactcgcctctttccttttcggcacggagattaaggaatgagtgtatgggaaagtcaaaaatgatggctgtaggtgaaaatttttactaaaaatggaaagagtgcaagtaacttgggacgcccaaaaagaaaataagtgtgagtagtgcgggacggagggagtactatttataaatacaaaatttcaaattatgacTAGTGGAgtaattataaatgaaaattgataTTATGAGATTAAATAATGTGTATGCACGTTCACTCAAGTCGAAATAGCTGGCGACAAATGCCGTCGCATTAGTCTGACGCACGTCGGCCTTGCAATGATatgattataaaataaatattaaatttatcatTGAAACttgtataaaaaatatgattacaaaataaatattattataaaaattctGTCATTGAAAAAATGTTAAGGTAAGTAAAAAAAGATAGTATTAATTTGTACTATAAAAATTTATTCCGATTATCTAtcagttaaaaaaataaatgtattgATTTATTTAATAGAAAACAAATAGTTCACGCAAAAAATAATTCCTATGGCGTATTTAATAGTGTTTGATGTGTTCCGTTGAAGCAAGGTCAACTACATTctgtaaattttataattaatgaatCTGTTGTTAGATATTATAGTTtgcaagaaaagaaagaattatTGGGATAGGAGAAACCCATTAATAATGGTACtcagtttgaaaaaaaaaattattgagatGGGAGAAACCAAATTTAATAATGCTATTCAATATTATCACCAGCCATCTATCTATATTAATAAAATGGGTACAAGTACAACCAACCGATAACGTctgtaattttaatttggtgGGTGACCACCACCCTGCATgttcataatatttttattttttataaagaaGTGTGATTGATATATCATCATACAACATAGGCGTTGAGGCGGTATCTGGTGCATTAATTGTGCTAAATATAAcaattaattatagtattttaAATATCCGAAACTGAGAAGTTGATTGTATTAATTTGAAGATTAGGGGGTGCAGAGGAGAGGAGAGAAAGAGTTTGGAAAAATGGGAGATTTGGGGTTTGTGATAGCAATGGCGATTATATTTAGTGCATTGAATTCAAATGTGATTGAAGGAAGAAGCATGATGAAGAGCATGCATTTGAGCTGGGGCACTCAGCGTTCTGGCTTTCTGCAGCCATCCGGTGTCGATGATGTTACTCTCCTCCTCGACCCCGTCTCCGGTGAGCATCGagttaatttgattaattaggTGAGAAATTAAGCATATATATTTGATTGTAGGTTCTGGAATCCAATCCAAGGATCAATTTTTGTTTGGTACGCTTGAAATGCAAATCAAGCTTGTTCCTGGTGACTCTGCCGGCACTGTAACTTCCTTCTATGTAACTGTCTATGCTAATTcagttttttcttttattaatttttttatagtaattCAATTTGAAGATACAGGAGTATTTGGCTGTGCAGTTGTCTTCTGTAGGGGCGAAGCACAACGAAATTGACTTTGAGTTTCTAGGAAATGTAACAGGGGAACCCTACATTATACATACCAACATTTACACACAAGGAGCTGCTGGAAGAGAAGTGCAGTTTTACCCGTGGTTCGACCCCACCAAAGACTACCATAACTACACTATCCGTTGGACTCCCTCGCATGTCGTGTAAGTTTACACTTTTTCTGCCCCTCTACTGTATCTATAATTCAATTATATGTATAATGTCGAAATGGATGATTCAATCAGGTGGTTCGTGGATAATACCCCGATTAGAGTCTACAGAAACTATCTACACGATGGAATCCCTTACCCGGACCTAGATAAGCCGATGAGGGCGTACTCCAGCATTTGGAACGCGGATAGCTGGGCCACGAGGGGGGGCCTGGATAGGATCAATTGGAGCAAAGCGCCCTTCGTCGCCAAGTTGCGTAAATTTAGGGCACGTGCATGCAAATTCCAAGGAATCACGAGCGTCGCTAATTGTACGGCAGCTGCTGCGGCAGCATGTACAACCTCCGAACTCGGGCTTGATGACCAGAACCAAATGGAGTTGATTAGAAACAAATCTTTGGTGTATGATTACTGCCAAGATTATGAAAAATACATGGGATTATTACCCGGTGAATGTTTCCAACGACAATATTAATTGCACGGGATGCATGTAAATTACATATTCAAATCCCCTCCCCTGTATtatctcttttatttaatttattctttttagGAAATATCATCGTTTCTTAGCGTGAATTAACCTAGTGATAGAATAGTAATGCTTATGAAAAAAGAAGTTATAAATATTAACTTAACTGAACCATACATTCTCTTTCAATAACAATACGTACTCTACTATATAGAGATTAGAATACTCCATTCTTTTGAGTTGGGTAATGCAAACAATAATGATACGTATTATATACACAGATTACAAATTGCTCCTAATCCTACTAATCCTAATCCTActaatcctaatcctaatcctaatcctaatcctaatccGTGTACAGTAGATTCTACAAACCAAAAAAATCTTGCGGCAGTTGGTAACTGCAGACAGCCTAGCATATGCATCACCATAACTGTAGATCCGGCGGCGCAACCCTAATCCCCTTTCACCGCCCGCCCCGGACCAATCAAAGCCGGTTTACTACAAGACCCCTCCTCTCCCCTGCGAACCACAACTGTCAGCCGGCGTTTAGGAATGCCAAGCGTCATGGATTGGAATCATGTTCCTAGGTTGATTTCGACGGTTTGTTTTGCGGATGAAAATAGTTATGGGGTTGGATTTTGGGGCATGAATTTAGGCGAGGTTACTAAGGATTTATTGGTTCCAATTATGAGGAGCATTTGATAAAGTCAGTTTTTGTGGCTCTGATGCTCTGCAAGAGTTGAGATTTTCTGGAGCGTCAGGGTTTGTGCAAGTGCAACTCAAAATGTGAGTTTCATTCCCTCTTTTAAGTCTTACATGTTTCTAAAAACTTTGATTTTGCAGGTGCACTTCTCATGTACTATGTATTTGCTTGATGTTTTAGGAACTGCTAGAGTTTGATTTGTTTAATGTGGTTTGTTATTGGCAATCTGCGTCTGATATGTTGCTGTATTGTACTGCATTTACTACTATGCTCTTATAGCCGTTATTATGACTAGGAATAAGGTGTTTGTATGGACTGGGCGTTTACTAATGTACTTCATGTTATGGTTAACTGTCTCTGCCTTAAAAAAAATAGCTAGACTCTGCACGTGTAAGAAGTCGAAGATACATTCCACGAAATTTGAGATTTTTGGCTTACTTaagaattgaatatttttaaccTCCCAACATTATAAATTGGAAATTAGTTGATGAATGATGACTCTAGAAACAAAGGACATGGTTATTTGTCTGTTGGATATCAAGCTGGCTGGACTACAAAAGCCAATTGTTCTAGAAAACGTAGAAGAAAGAGGCTGGTAAATGTGGAAACAGTTCTAACATATTACAAAACACAATTTGGTATAGTAAGTGTTCACTGTTTTATCAATACTGTTAGCTTTCATCTTACTTGAAGCTACCCTCTTCTAGATCTCCTTCTTCAGCTTAAATTGCCAAATGACCTCGTATTAACACAATAGAGACTAGATTATGCTAAAGAGCAAAATCCAGGTAGCCTCTTGAACCTATCATTTGTTGTCATGTGGGATATGTAAAAATGAATCATCAAGAACTGCCCCAAGGTTAGTTGAAGCCAGTTATCTTGTTAAAAATGTGGAGTAACAAAACTCTAAGTTCATGGAAACCATTCAGTCATAGTTGAACAGACATAAATCTTCCAGATTAGGCCAAAAAACTCATGCTCTTCTACCCTTTGAATGGTTGTGTATTTTCTTTGCAATGTAAGATGGGTATGTGAATATATCAAAACCA is a window from the Salvia splendens isolate huo1 unplaced genomic scaffold, SspV2 ctg116, whole genome shotgun sequence genome containing:
- the LOC121788836 gene encoding ammonium transporter 2 member 5-like, with the protein product MATSTPDYSFLPPNLIPDAANPAWMNKGDNAWQLTAATMVGLQSIPGLVILYGSIVKKKWAVNSAFMALYAFAAVLICWVGWGYQMSFGNKFAPFLNKIDDALDQHVLLKQSFGGYKFSTATMLYFQFVFAAITLILIAGALLGRMSFYAWMAFVPLWLTFSYTIGAASIWSPNGWLAKKGLIDYSGGYVIHLSSGVAGFTAAYWVGPRETKDRERFPPNNILLMLAGAGLLWMGWTGFNGGDPYMASIDASLAVLNTHVCAATSLLTWLLLDIIFFEKPSVIGATQGMITGLVCITPAAGVVQGWAAIIMGILSGSIPWFTMMVLHKKVWLLRQVDDTMAVFHTHAVAGTLGGLLTGFFANPRLCHLFYLVDNYEHYIGLAYGIHNGRAGAGFKQMGIQILGVVYILVLNVVVTSIICNLIKLVIPLRMSDEQLRLGDEAVHGEEAYALWGDGEKFERSVHNSVYGGDQELGAVQHKV
- the LOC121788835 gene encoding probable xyloglucan endotransglucosylase/hydrolase protein 26 isoform X3, with the protein product MGDLGFVIAMAIIFSALNSNVIEGRSMMKSMHLSWGTQRSGFLQPSGVDDVTLLLDPVSGSGIQSKDQFLFGTLEMQIKLVPGDSAGTLSSVGAKHNEIDFEFLGNVTGEPYIIHTNIYTQGAAGREVQFYPWFDPTKDYHNYTIRWTPSHVVWFVDNTPIRVYRNYLHDGIPYPDLDKPMRAYSSIWNADSWATRGGLDRINWSKAPFVAKLRKFRARACKFQGITSVANCTAAAAAACTTSELGLDDQNQMELIRNKSLVYDYCQDYEKYMGLLPGECFQRQY
- the LOC121788835 gene encoding probable xyloglucan endotransglucosylase/hydrolase protein 26 isoform X2 encodes the protein MGDLGFVIAMAIIFSALNSNVIEGRSMMKSMHLSWGTQRSGFLQPSGVDDVTLLLDPVSGSGIQSKDQFLFGTLEMQIKLVPGDSAGTVTSFYLSSVGAKHNEIDFEFLGNVTGEPYIIHTNIYTQGAAGREVQFYPWFDPTKDYHNYTIRWTPSHVVWFVDNTPIRVYRNYLHDGIPYPDLDKPMRAYSSIWNADSWATRGGLDRINWSKAPFVAKLRKFRARACKFQGITSVANCTAAAAAACTTSELGLDDQNQMELIRNKSLVYDYCQDYEKYMGLLPGECFQRQY
- the LOC121788835 gene encoding probable xyloglucan endotransglucosylase/hydrolase protein 26 isoform X1 produces the protein MGDLGFVIAMAIIFSALNSNVIEGRSMMKSMHLSWGTQRSGFLQPSGVDDVTLLLDPVSGSGIQSKDQFLFGTLEMQIKLVPGDSAGTEYLAVQLSSVGAKHNEIDFEFLGNVTGEPYIIHTNIYTQGAAGREVQFYPWFDPTKDYHNYTIRWTPSHVVWFVDNTPIRVYRNYLHDGIPYPDLDKPMRAYSSIWNADSWATRGGLDRINWSKAPFVAKLRKFRARACKFQGITSVANCTAAAAAACTTSELGLDDQNQMELIRNKSLVYDYCQDYEKYMGLLPGECFQRQY